Proteins from a single region of Paenibacillus sp. BIHB 4019:
- a CDS encoding response regulator, which translates to MYRLLVVDDEAYALKSIMETVNWRSLGISEVYGAMDVEEARIIFCDQRIDVVICDIEMPGENGLELLEWLNQEQFSASVIFVTGHDRFEYVQAALRAGCFDYMLKPVRHELLLETVARSLRKLEQDREHNLLKRRMGKFEKVLRHHKQELVERFWNDVLYPAGKTPNNEALLSQLSLMEPDAADSGEFMLVLVSISGWKARFGIKDEEILEYAVMNRAEETVLENWPGAVLKSRNGELFIVVYHAQEQGRSIAELRRRCMGLVEDCGVYFYSRVKCYISLPGALCTLGSRSASLLKLERECAGDMKDVWVEGEQAHQMPEQLFGRKDWPAEIALLLQKGRHAELYQVVDEWFASYDKENPLSKEDLKALYYHLLSSLYQSFNQSGISIGYVIDAISVKREGSAPCTKSLAHLRLWTRQVIEMAIEHAANQKESEPTIVEQIEQYVKSRMSEEVSREEIASLLHFNPAYLSRLFKKETGSSLTDYIVSQRMEYAKKLLSQSDLKVSDVAEITGYSNFSYFSRLFKKQEGYSPIEFRKRYKGEAGI; encoded by the coding sequence ATGTATCGCCTTCTCGTGGTAGATGATGAAGCTTATGCTTTGAAAAGTATCATGGAGACGGTAAATTGGAGATCGCTCGGAATAAGCGAAGTGTATGGAGCGATGGATGTAGAAGAGGCGCGAATCATCTTTTGCGACCAGCGAATTGATGTTGTTATCTGCGATATCGAAATGCCGGGTGAAAATGGGCTGGAGCTGCTCGAATGGCTGAACCAGGAGCAATTTTCGGCCAGCGTCATTTTTGTTACGGGACATGACCGCTTCGAATATGTCCAGGCGGCGCTGCGTGCAGGCTGCTTCGATTATATGCTCAAGCCTGTGAGGCATGAGCTGCTGCTGGAAACGGTAGCACGCTCGCTGCGCAAGCTGGAGCAGGATCGGGAGCATAATTTGCTGAAACGGCGGATGGGCAAGTTTGAGAAGGTGCTGCGCCATCACAAGCAGGAACTGGTCGAGCGCTTCTGGAACGATGTGCTTTATCCTGCGGGGAAAACGCCGAATAATGAAGCGCTGCTTAGCCAATTGTCCTTAATGGAGCCGGATGCAGCAGATAGCGGCGAGTTTATGCTGGTGCTCGTCAGCATCTCCGGCTGGAAAGCGCGTTTTGGCATAAAGGATGAAGAAATATTGGAGTACGCGGTCATGAACCGTGCAGAGGAAACCGTGCTGGAAAATTGGCCAGGCGCTGTTCTCAAGAGCCGCAATGGCGAGCTGTTCATCGTCGTCTACCATGCACAGGAGCAGGGGAGAAGCATTGCCGAGCTGCGCAGGCGATGCATGGGGCTGGTCGAAGATTGCGGGGTTTATTTTTACAGCCGGGTAAAATGCTATATCAGCTTGCCAGGTGCACTATGTACGCTTGGGAGCCGCAGCGCCTCCTTGCTTAAACTGGAACGGGAGTGCGCGGGTGATATGAAGGACGTATGGGTTGAGGGCGAGCAAGCGCACCAGATGCCGGAGCAGCTGTTTGGCCGCAAGGATTGGCCGGCGGAAATTGCCTTGCTGCTGCAAAAGGGCCGCCATGCGGAGCTGTATCAGGTTGTCGATGAATGGTTTGCTTCCTATGACAAGGAAAATCCACTTTCAAAAGAAGATTTGAAAGCGCTCTATTACCATTTGCTGTCGTCTCTCTATCAATCCTTCAATCAAAGCGGCATCTCAATTGGGTACGTTATTGACGCAATCAGCGTCAAACGGGAAGGAAGTGCGCCGTGCACGAAGTCGCTTGCCCATTTGCGCCTGTGGACGAGGCAGGTCATTGAGATGGCAATTGAGCATGCGGCGAATCAGAAGGAGAGCGAGCCGACGATTGTAGAACAAATCGAGCAATACGTAAAATCGCGAATGTCCGAGGAGGTCAGCCGGGAGGAAATTGCCTCGCTGCTGCATTTTAACCCTGCGTATTTATCCCGATTGTTCAAAAAGGAGACAGGCTCGTCGCTAACGGATTATATCGTAAGCCAGCGTATGGAATACGCGAAGAAGCTGCTCAGCCAATCGGATCTGAAGGTGAGCGATGTGGCGGAAATTACGGGCTACAGCAATTTTTCTTATTTTTCACGGCTGTTCAAAAAACAGGAAGGCTATTCGCCGATTGAGTTTCGCAAGCGCTACAAAGGCGAAGCGGGAATTTGA
- a CDS encoding glycoside hydrolase family 48 protein — MKPIFTLKASKKVTGLVLSTTLLVTLSTGLWGSTPKVSVAAAAAVSIEESRFLQMYDQIKNPANGYFSPEGIPYHSIETLISEAPDYGHMSTSEAYSYWLWLETLYGHYTQDWSHLEAAWDNMEKYIIPVNEGDGKEEQPTMSFYNPNSPATYADEKPFPDQYPVQLSGKYAAGKDPLDAELKATYGNNQTYLMHWLIDVDNWYNYGNLLNPTHTSTYVNTFQRGEQESVWEAIPHPSQDNQTFGKTGEGFMSLFTKENQAPAKQWRYTNATDADGRAVQVMYWAKELGYNNTAYLNKAKKMGDYLRYGMYDKYFQKIGSASGGAPTPGTGKDSSSYLMAWYTSWGGGLEQGAGNWAWRIGASHAHQAYQNPVAAYALSTQDGGLIPTSATAQTDWNASLKRQLEFYTWLQSSEGAMGGGATNSWNGQYSAYPAGVSKFYGMAYDEAPVYHDPDSNTWFGFQVWPLERVAELYYILAENGDLSSENFQMAKTVIQKWVDWTLDYVFVDERPVTDADGYYLNAQGQRILGGTNVNVATVAAPGEFWIPGGQEWNGQPDTWNGFSSYTGNPTYHATTINPSQDVGALGTYVKALAFFAAGTQAETGSLTPLAAEAKEMAGKLLDTAWTFNDGVGIVTEEQRADYNRFFTKEIYLPSGWTGKFGQGNMLPGSGAVASDPAKGGNGVYIGYADLRPLIQQDPQWSYLSNLYNTSWNNTTRTWDNGVPTFKYHRFWSQVDIATAYAEYDRLLGTPAAPTVPGAPATLTGTAGNAQASLSWSTTPGATSYNVKRAATTGGPYTTVATAVSGTSYSDTSVTNGTTYYYVVTAVNAVGESVNSAQVAVTPQAPGAVVPGAFTVTGTAGNASAALSWTAASGADFYNVERSSGGSAFASVATGLTTTAYTDASAVNGTHYTYRIVAENAAGTTLSNTVAVTPVAPPVGGNLKVQYRAADTNATNNAMMAHFNILNNGTTAVDLSTLKIRYYFTADGTQQHSFWSDYAQVGSSNVHASFVTMSSPTATADTYMEISFTAAAGSIAAGGTSGQIQTRVSKNDWSNLNEANDYSFDATKTSLVDWNKVTLYQNGTLVWGIEP, encoded by the coding sequence ATGAAACCGATTTTTACGTTGAAAGCTTCGAAAAAAGTAACGGGACTCGTCCTATCAACAACGCTGCTCGTCACGCTGTCCACCGGGCTTTGGGGCTCTACGCCCAAAGTATCCGTGGCTGCTGCGGCGGCGGTCAGCATTGAGGAGTCGCGCTTCCTGCAAATGTACGACCAGATCAAAAATCCGGCGAACGGTTATTTTTCACCGGAGGGCATTCCTTATCACTCCATTGAGACGTTGATTAGTGAAGCGCCGGATTACGGTCATATGAGTACTTCCGAGGCTTACAGCTACTGGCTATGGCTGGAGACGCTGTATGGCCACTATACGCAGGACTGGAGCCATTTGGAAGCAGCCTGGGACAATATGGAGAAGTATATCATTCCGGTCAATGAAGGAGACGGCAAGGAAGAGCAGCCGACGATGAGCTTTTACAATCCTAACAGCCCAGCGACGTATGCAGATGAAAAACCGTTCCCGGATCAATATCCGGTGCAGCTTTCCGGCAAATATGCCGCGGGCAAAGATCCGCTGGATGCCGAGCTGAAAGCGACGTACGGCAACAACCAAACATATTTGATGCATTGGCTGATCGACGTTGACAATTGGTACAATTATGGAAATCTTCTAAACCCAACGCATACATCTACTTACGTTAATACGTTCCAGCGCGGCGAGCAGGAGTCGGTGTGGGAGGCGATCCCGCATCCATCTCAGGACAATCAGACTTTCGGCAAAACAGGCGAAGGCTTCATGTCCCTCTTCACGAAGGAAAATCAGGCGCCTGCGAAGCAGTGGCGCTACACGAATGCGACAGATGCGGACGGCCGCGCCGTACAAGTGATGTATTGGGCGAAGGAGCTTGGCTACAACAATACCGCTTACTTGAACAAAGCGAAAAAGATGGGCGATTATCTCCGTTACGGCATGTATGATAAATACTTCCAAAAAATTGGAAGCGCTAGCGGCGGTGCGCCAACTCCGGGAACGGGCAAAGATTCAAGCTCATATTTGATGGCATGGTATACGTCGTGGGGCGGCGGCTTGGAGCAAGGCGCCGGAAACTGGGCTTGGCGTATCGGCGCAAGCCATGCGCACCAGGCTTACCAAAACCCGGTTGCCGCATATGCGCTGTCAACTCAGGATGGCGGGCTTATCCCAACGTCCGCGACCGCACAGACGGACTGGAACGCATCGCTTAAACGCCAGCTGGAATTTTATACGTGGCTGCAATCGTCTGAAGGCGCAATGGGCGGCGGCGCAACGAACAGCTGGAATGGCCAATATTCCGCTTATCCGGCAGGCGTGAGCAAATTCTACGGCATGGCTTATGATGAAGCTCCGGTTTATCATGATCCGGATTCGAACACTTGGTTTGGCTTCCAAGTATGGCCGCTTGAGCGCGTAGCTGAGCTGTATTATATTTTGGCTGAAAATGGCGACCTTAGCTCGGAAAACTTCCAAATGGCGAAAACCGTTATCCAGAAGTGGGTGGACTGGACACTGGATTATGTATTCGTCGATGAGCGTCCGGTTACTGACGCTGACGGCTACTATTTGAATGCGCAAGGCCAGCGTATACTGGGCGGCACTAATGTCAACGTAGCGACTGTAGCTGCGCCAGGCGAGTTCTGGATTCCGGGAGGCCAAGAGTGGAATGGCCAGCCGGATACATGGAATGGCTTTAGCTCCTACACGGGCAATCCGACCTACCATGCGACTACGATTAATCCGAGCCAGGACGTTGGCGCGCTCGGCACATACGTTAAAGCACTCGCGTTCTTCGCAGCGGGTACGCAGGCTGAGACGGGAAGCCTGACGCCATTAGCAGCCGAAGCGAAGGAAATGGCTGGCAAGCTTCTTGATACGGCTTGGACTTTCAATGATGGCGTAGGTATTGTCACAGAAGAGCAGCGTGCGGATTACAACCGCTTCTTCACGAAGGAAATTTACTTGCCAAGCGGCTGGACAGGTAAGTTTGGCCAAGGCAACATGCTTCCGGGCAGCGGTGCAGTAGCCTCCGATCCGGCAAAAGGCGGCAATGGCGTCTATATCGGCTACGCTGATTTGCGTCCACTAATTCAGCAGGATCCGCAATGGTCGTACTTGTCGAACCTTTACAACACGTCGTGGAACAATACAACAAGAACATGGGATAACGGCGTACCGACGTTCAAGTACCACCGTTTCTGGTCGCAGGTAGATATTGCAACGGCTTATGCCGAGTATGACCGTTTGCTGGGTACGCCAGCAGCTCCAACCGTTCCTGGCGCTCCGGCGACACTGACCGGAACAGCCGGCAATGCTCAGGCGAGCCTGAGCTGGAGCACGACGCCTGGCGCAACGAGCTACAATGTGAAGCGCGCGGCAACAACGGGCGGGCCATACACGACAGTAGCGACTGCGGTTAGCGGCACAAGCTACAGCGATACGAGTGTTACGAATGGCACGACCTATTATTATGTAGTTACTGCGGTCAATGCAGTAGGCGAGTCCGTAAACTCGGCACAGGTGGCGGTTACGCCTCAGGCACCGGGCGCCGTCGTACCTGGTGCATTCACCGTGACAGGTACTGCAGGCAATGCGTCAGCGGCACTGTCTTGGACAGCAGCTTCTGGAGCAGACTTCTATAATGTCGAGCGTTCCTCGGGAGGCAGCGCATTTGCATCTGTAGCTACTGGCCTGACAACGACGGCATACACGGATGCGAGTGCCGTGAATGGCACCCATTATACGTACCGCATTGTTGCTGAAAATGCTGCTGGAACGACGCTTTCCAACACGGTAGCCGTAACGCCTGTTGCACCTCCAGTCGGCGGCAATCTCAAGGTCCAGTATAGAGCGGCAGATACGAATGCAACGAACAATGCGATGATGGCGCACTTTAATATTTTGAACAATGGCACGACTGCGGTAGATTTGAGTACGCTGAAAATCCGCTACTACTTCACGGCGGACGGCACGCAGCAGCATAGCTTCTGGAGCGACTATGCACAAGTGGGCAGCAGCAACGTGCATGCCTCCTTCGTGACTATGAGTTCGCCGACTGCAACAGCTGATACGTATATGGAAATCAGCTTCACAGCTGCAGCAGGCTCCATTGCAGCGGGTGGCACAAGCGGCCAAATCCAGACGCGTGTCTCCAAAAATGATTGGTCCAATTTGAATGAGGCCAATGACTATTCCTTCGATGCGACCAAAACTTCGCTCGTCGATTGGAATAAAGTGACGCTTTACCAAAACGGTACGCTTGTATGGGGCATTGAGCCTTAG
- a CDS encoding glycoside hydrolase family 9 protein, which yields MRIKWVLVQALAIALLLGSVPLQPISSVQAAGNYNYAEALQKAIYFYETQRSGALPGTNRVEWRGDSGLLDGADHGVDLTGGWYDAGDHVKFGLPMAFSATMLAWSVYEYKEGYEQAGQLNEILDNLKWATDYFVRAHTAPNELWGQVGAGNADHAWWGPAEVMQMARPSFKITETCRGSDLAGETAAALASSSIVFKQSNPAYSALLLQHAKELYSFADTYRGKYSDCITDVASFYNSWSGYKDELTWAATWLYLATEDNAYLNKAIQSAYEWDTDSSSNTWAYKWTIGWDDKRYGAQLLLARITSELGRPEASDFIASTERNLNYWTVGTNGSRITYSPGGLAWLDSWGSLRYAANASFLAFVYSDFVADPVKKARYNDFAVSQIKYMLGDNPRNSSYVVGYGANAPEHPHHRTSHSSWTDSLSNPTSHRHTLYGALVGGPNASDQYTDSITDYVSNEVATDYNAGFTASLAKMNLLYGAGQQPLANFPPAETKADEMFVEAAVNQSGANFTEIKAFINNQSAWPARMGDKLSFRYFIDLSEVYAAGYTAANVSVASNYNQGAVVSLKPYDEANHIYYVLADFTGTKIYPGGQPHYRKEIQFRISGPQGAWNTANDYSFAGLTSSQTVKTAKIPVYDAGTLVFGQAPVGGGVTPTPTPSATPTPTPTPTTTPSPTPTPTTTPSPTPTPTSTPTPTPSPTPQPTQPPGGSLKVQYRAADTNATNNAMMPQFEIFNNGSSAVAMNTLKLRYYFTADGTQSHQFWSDYAQIGSSNVQAAFVTMSTPTTTADTYLELTFTTAAGSISAGGSSGQIQGRISKTDWSNLNEANDYSFDATKTSFVDWSKVTLYQNGTLVWGIEP from the coding sequence ATGCGGATCAAATGGGTGCTCGTTCAGGCGCTTGCAATTGCACTGCTGCTAGGAAGCGTGCCATTGCAGCCCATCTCGAGCGTCCAGGCGGCAGGCAATTATAATTATGCAGAGGCATTGCAGAAAGCGATTTATTTTTATGAAACTCAGCGTTCAGGGGCGCTTCCGGGGACGAACCGTGTCGAATGGCGTGGCGATTCCGGGTTGCTCGACGGAGCCGATCATGGCGTCGATTTGACAGGCGGCTGGTATGATGCTGGAGATCATGTGAAATTTGGGCTTCCGATGGCTTTTTCAGCTACTATGCTGGCATGGTCGGTTTATGAATATAAGGAAGGCTATGAGCAGGCTGGCCAGTTGAACGAGATTTTGGACAATTTGAAATGGGCTACCGATTATTTTGTGAGAGCGCATACAGCGCCTAATGAGCTTTGGGGGCAGGTTGGAGCTGGCAATGCCGATCATGCTTGGTGGGGCCCTGCAGAAGTGATGCAAATGGCGCGTCCTTCGTTTAAAATCACGGAAACTTGCCGTGGCTCGGACTTGGCAGGAGAGACGGCGGCGGCGCTCGCTTCCTCATCTATCGTGTTTAAGCAATCAAATCCGGCTTATTCTGCGCTTCTGCTCCAGCACGCGAAGGAGCTTTACAGCTTTGCAGACACATACCGGGGCAAATACTCAGATTGTATTACCGATGTTGCTTCTTTCTACAATTCGTGGAGCGGATATAAAGATGAGCTAACTTGGGCAGCAACTTGGCTGTATCTGGCAACAGAGGACAACGCTTATTTGAATAAAGCCATTCAATCTGCTTATGAATGGGATACAGACAGCTCAAGCAACACTTGGGCTTACAAATGGACAATCGGCTGGGATGACAAGCGTTATGGCGCGCAATTGCTGCTCGCCCGGATTACGTCTGAGCTTGGCAGACCAGAGGCGAGTGACTTTATCGCATCGACTGAGCGCAATTTGAACTATTGGACCGTAGGAACAAACGGATCGCGAATTACGTATTCGCCGGGCGGCCTGGCATGGCTGGATTCATGGGGCTCCCTGCGCTATGCGGCTAATGCTTCCTTCCTGGCATTTGTATATTCGGATTTTGTAGCGGACCCAGTCAAAAAAGCGCGCTATAACGATTTTGCCGTTAGCCAGATTAAATATATGCTGGGCGACAATCCGCGTAACAGCAGCTACGTGGTCGGTTATGGCGCCAATGCACCGGAGCACCCGCATCATCGTACTTCACACAGTTCGTGGACGGACAGCCTAAGCAACCCGACCTCGCACCGTCATACGCTTTATGGCGCATTGGTAGGCGGACCGAATGCATCGGATCAATACACCGATTCCATAACCGACTACGTTAGCAATGAGGTAGCGACGGACTACAACGCAGGCTTTACGGCTTCTCTTGCAAAAATGAACCTGCTGTACGGCGCAGGCCAGCAGCCGCTTGCGAACTTCCCTCCGGCCGAAACAAAGGCCGATGAAATGTTTGTGGAAGCGGCAGTGAACCAGTCTGGTGCCAATTTCACTGAAATTAAAGCCTTTATTAATAATCAGTCGGCATGGCCAGCTCGAATGGGAGATAAATTATCTTTCCGCTATTTCATCGATTTGAGCGAGGTATACGCAGCTGGCTATACGGCGGCGAATGTAAGTGTCGCTTCCAACTATAATCAAGGCGCAGTCGTTAGCTTAAAGCCATACGACGAGGCTAATCACATTTATTATGTGCTGGCAGACTTTACAGGCACGAAAATTTACCCTGGCGGCCAGCCGCATTACCGCAAGGAAATCCAGTTCCGCATTTCCGGTCCTCAAGGGGCATGGAATACGGCCAATGACTATTCATTTGCAGGGCTTACATCCAGTCAAACGGTGAAGACGGCGAAAATCCCGGTATACGATGCAGGAACGCTCGTGTTTGGGCAAGCGCCTGTTGGAGGCGGCGTAACTCCAACTCCTACACCATCAGCGACACCAACGCCGACACCGACGCCAACAACGACACCAAGTCCTACACCAACGCCAACAACGACACCAAGTCCTACACCAACACCGACGTCGACGCCAACGCCGACGCCAAGCCCAACTCCGCAGCCGACTCAGCCTCCGGGGGGCAGCCTGAAGGTGCAGTACCGAGCGGCTGATACGAATGCAACGAACAATGCGATGATGCCGCAGTTTGAAATTTTTAACAACGGTTCAAGCGCTGTAGCTATGAACACGCTTAAGCTTCGTTATTACTTCACAGCTGATGGCACGCAGTCTCATCAGTTCTGGAGCGATTATGCACAGATCGGCAGCAGCAATGTGCAGGCTGCATTCGTGACGATGAGCACGCCTACTACGACGGCAGATACGTATTTGGAGCTCACCTTTACGACAGCTGCAGGCTCAATCAGCGCAGGCGGCAGCAGCGGCCAAATTCAAGGCCGTATTTCAAAAACAGACTGGTCGAATTTAAACGAAGCGAATGATTATTCCTTCGATGCAACAAAAACATCATTCGTCGATTGGAGCAAGGTGACGCTTTACCAGAATGGAACGCTCGTATGGGGAATCGAGCCTTAA
- the folE gene encoding GTP cyclohydrolase I FolE → MAGKKDYVNSKVIQNREQIEFHVKEILKLVGENVEREGLLETPARVTRMYEEIFAGYEVDPSEVLGVTFDEQHEELVIVKDIIYYSQCEHHMAPFFGKAHIGYIPSGKIAGLSKLARLVEAVTRRLQVQERITSQIADILDKELQPHGVMVVVEGEHLCMCSRGVKKPGSMTVTSAVRGEFRSNPALRSEFLALLKS, encoded by the coding sequence ATGGCGGGAAAGAAAGATTACGTCAACTCTAAAGTCATTCAGAACCGGGAGCAGATTGAATTTCATGTGAAGGAAATTTTGAAGCTTGTTGGCGAGAATGTGGAAAGGGAAGGGCTGCTGGAGACGCCTGCACGCGTCACCCGCATGTATGAAGAGATTTTCGCAGGTTATGAGGTTGATCCGAGCGAGGTGCTAGGCGTTACGTTCGATGAACAGCATGAAGAGCTGGTTATTGTAAAAGACATTATCTATTACAGCCAGTGCGAGCATCATATGGCGCCATTTTTCGGCAAAGCACATATTGGTTACATTCCAAGCGGCAAGATTGCTGGTCTCAGCAAGCTGGCTCGCCTAGTAGAAGCCGTTACAAGACGCTTGCAAGTACAGGAGCGGATAACGAGCCAAATCGCGGATATTTTAGACAAGGAATTGCAGCCGCATGGCGTTATGGTCGTCGTGGAAGGCGAGCATTTGTGCATGTGCTCCCGCGGGGTGAAGAAGCCTGGCAGCATGACGGTGACGTCGGCGGTGCGCGGAGAGTTCCGTTCCAATCCGGCTCTGCGCTCCGAATTTTTAGCTTTGCTCAAGTCCTAA
- a CDS encoding YneF family protein, which produces MWSYIIPIVTLIVGAVGGFFIGVFYLRKQLEKMQSDPEMIQKMAKQMGYNLNKQQMTRAQNMMKNQNQNMNKNQKMPRR; this is translated from the coding sequence ATGTGGAGTTACATTATTCCGATTGTGACATTAATCGTGGGGGCAGTCGGTGGGTTTTTCATCGGCGTATTCTACTTGCGCAAACAGCTAGAGAAAATGCAAAGCGATCCAGAAATGATTCAAAAGATGGCGAAGCAAATGGGCTATAATCTGAATAAGCAGCAGATGACGCGTGCCCAGAACATGATGAAAAACCAGAACCAGAATATGAACAAAAATCAGAAGATGCCGCGCAGATAA
- the queG gene encoding tRNA epoxyqueuosine(34) reductase QueG — MEERAYYAALKKEMKAAARSLGIDKIGVASADPFITLKQRLIQHRELGYESGFEEPDLDKRTNPALLFDQPQSIIAIAIAYPSKLHQPPKSEPGARRGILSRSAWGEDYHKVLRNRLGRLEAWLAERVPGFRAESMVDTGALSDRAVAERAGLGWSAKNCAILSEDLGSWIYLGEMITNLPLEPDEEVTDGCGECTKCIDACPTDALMGPGQLNSSRCISFITQTKGFVEDGYMRKIGNRLYGCDTCQTVCPVNRGKNWTHQPELQPDHELVKPLLTPLLTIGNKEFQRLYASSSSAWRGKKPIQRNAVIALGNFKDPSAVPDLIQVLRQDVRPVMRGTAAWSLGRIGGAEAEEAIRQALLQEADDDARRYMEQALHSLAEGADTVPR, encoded by the coding sequence ATGGAGGAACGGGCGTATTACGCTGCATTGAAAAAAGAAATGAAAGCCGCCGCGCGCAGCCTCGGCATCGACAAAATTGGCGTCGCTTCTGCTGATCCGTTCATCACCTTGAAGCAGCGGCTTATTCAGCACCGCGAGCTTGGCTACGAGTCTGGTTTCGAAGAGCCGGACCTTGACAAGCGTACCAATCCGGCGCTGTTGTTTGACCAGCCGCAATCGATTATCGCGATCGCGATCGCTTATCCCTCCAAGCTCCATCAGCCTCCTAAATCGGAGCCGGGAGCGAGAAGGGGCATTTTGTCCCGCTCGGCTTGGGGCGAGGATTATCACAAGGTGCTGAGGAACAGGCTTGGGCGGCTTGAAGCTTGGCTCGCAGAGCGCGTACCGGGCTTTCGGGCTGAAAGCATGGTCGATACGGGCGCTTTATCCGATCGGGCCGTTGCCGAGCGCGCGGGACTGGGCTGGAGCGCCAAAAACTGTGCAATATTGTCCGAGGATCTTGGCTCGTGGATCTATCTAGGGGAAATGATTACGAATTTGCCTCTGGAGCCAGATGAGGAAGTGACGGATGGCTGCGGCGAATGCACCAAATGCATTGACGCTTGCCCGACGGATGCGCTCATGGGCCCAGGCCAGCTTAATTCGAGCCGCTGCATTTCGTTTATTACGCAGACGAAAGGTTTTGTAGAAGACGGCTACATGCGAAAAATCGGCAACCGCCTGTACGGCTGCGACACATGCCAGACGGTATGTCCGGTAAACCGGGGCAAAAACTGGACGCATCAGCCAGAGCTTCAGCCGGATCATGAGCTGGTCAAGCCGCTGCTTACCCCGCTGCTGACGATTGGCAATAAAGAATTTCAACGCCTATATGCGAGCAGCTCTTCTGCTTGGAGGGGCAAAAAGCCCATTCAGCGCAATGCCGTTATTGCGCTGGGCAATTTTAAAGATCCTAGTGCAGTGCCGGACCTCATTCAAGTGCTGCGCCAGGATGTCCGCCCGGTTATGCGGGGAACGGCGGCATGGTCGCTGGGCCGCATTGGCGGCGCAGAGGCAGAAGAAGCGATCCGGCAGGCATTGCTGCAGGAGGCGGATGATGACGCGCGGCGCTATATGGAGCAGGCGCTGCATTCGCTAGCAGAAGGAGCCGATACGGTCCCTCGTTGA
- the lepB gene encoding signal peptidase I, whose protein sequence is MDRFSFDGSSSGEAEGQEQLGALKRPGWSKELWEWVKTVGISFILVAVLHLFVFNLSTVEGHSMEPTLQEKEWLFVNKFVYLIGTPKIGDVVILEDPSAFGKEQELLVKRVVGLPGDRIEISDKHLYRNGELVDEPYIDTEIEDLDMMPLTVEAGSYYVMGDNRHARASKDSRMFGTVPLSAIEGKAQFIVWPYKQIKPL, encoded by the coding sequence ATGGATCGATTTTCATTTGACGGCAGCAGCAGCGGCGAAGCTGAAGGACAGGAGCAGCTTGGAGCGCTTAAGCGCCCGGGCTGGTCGAAGGAGCTTTGGGAATGGGTGAAAACCGTTGGCATATCGTTCATTCTCGTTGCAGTGCTGCATCTGTTTGTGTTTAATCTTTCGACCGTAGAGGGACATTCCATGGAGCCTACCTTGCAGGAGAAGGAATGGCTGTTTGTAAATAAATTCGTTTATTTGATCGGTACGCCCAAAATTGGCGACGTCGTTATTTTAGAGGACCCATCTGCGTTTGGCAAAGAGCAGGAGCTGTTGGTAAAACGCGTCGTGGGCTTGCCTGGGGACCGAATAGAAATTTCGGACAAGCATTTATATCGCAATGGCGAGCTTGTGGACGAACCGTATATTGATACGGAAATTGAGGATTTGGACATGATGCCGCTCACCGTTGAGGCAGGCAGTTATTATGTGATGGGCGACAACCGTCATGCGCGGGCGAGCAAGGACAGCCGGATGTTTGGAACGGTTCCGCTTTCAGCGATTGAGGGCAAGGCGCAGTTTATCGTATGGCCATACAAACAAATAAAGCCGTTATAG
- a CDS encoding DUF402 domain-containing protein: protein MDSYQHCVIRSSKHDGSIHRVWQHNWLIPAPLLIPQHAALGFKVTINFETPIVEASGKVWMSQVPAVSFFLPGQWYNVVALLEEGGIRYYCNLASPFAWESELLTYIDYDLDVILLPDGSREVVDEDEFELHKAKYDYPGDVQEHVLQGLGELLLRMDKHAAPFDDEVIIAYYEAWRTSL, encoded by the coding sequence ATGGATTCCTATCAGCATTGCGTCATCAGGAGCTCCAAGCACGATGGCAGCATCCACCGCGTTTGGCAGCATAATTGGCTTATTCCGGCACCTCTGCTCATTCCGCAGCATGCCGCACTTGGCTTTAAGGTGACGATCAACTTTGAGACACCCATTGTGGAGGCCAGCGGCAAGGTTTGGATGAGCCAGGTGCCTGCGGTTTCTTTTTTTCTGCCCGGACAGTGGTATAATGTGGTTGCGCTGCTTGAGGAAGGCGGTATTCGCTATTACTGCAATCTCGCTTCACCCTTTGCTTGGGAGAGTGAGCTGCTTACCTATATCGATTACGATTTGGATGTCATCCTACTGCCAGACGGCAGCCGAGAGGTTGTAGATGAGGATGAGTTCGAGCTTCATAAAGCGAAGTACGACTACCCGGGAGATGTGCAGGAGCATGTGCTGCAAGGGCTAGGTGAGCTGCTTTTGCGAATGGACAAGCATGCTGCTCCTTTTGATGACGAAGTGATTATCGCTTATTATGAAGCATGGCGCACAAGCTTATAG